The window TACATCTTATGAAATTTgaagtgcacaaaaaaaaagaaaagttacatCTTATCTGATAAGAttccaaatatataaatacaatgctacgttttgatttttgtttattgCTACGAAACATTTTAAAAACTTGGGAAAAGGTAAAAATACAGACGACATGACCGACCACTCCTTTTCTCCTGGTTTGCAAGAATTTAATTGAGTTGCTTAATATTTGttccaaattaatatatagtcccatcagaatcataaattaataatctatctctatataattttatataagtactaaataaagatatttttgttcattttatagttacaaaactctaataaaacaaatataaacattattagtaaaatatgttttttatttaaaaatacaaattatgaaaaaaaccACAATTAgttcttaataaaaaaaatcatgctCCCAACTGTATCAACAGATTCGTCATTCACCCCTAGAAGATACATATAGGAATAATTAAAtactttggcaaaaaaaaaacatttttgtgaTGAAGATTCTTAGATGATGATCGTTTTCTATACAAACATGCGGCACCTCTACACCATTGTTTTAATCCCAGGAAAACACGTAGAAATCCATTAACACAAATATTAACatactttaattaaatatgtaatccGCGCGGAGCGCGGACACCGGCTCTAGTATCTTTAATTGCCCAACCCATTTGATGCTAGCTAAGCTGTCACACGCAATTATCTAAAGCAAAGTAGCCGGAAATGTTCATCACAAAACATTTAGTACTGATTTACAATCATAAcattatttatctcaaatataaTATTGCTTATAGCTTggaataaacaaaatatttctaaaatactGTTTCATCGATTAAAAGCAAAACCAACACGATTTATGGATTCTAAACTTACATAGTGCTCATTTACTTTGATTGTGaactaaaacatttttaatatatgcttttttttttctattttccttttgtattttttatatccAAAAGTTAGTATAAGATTTTCAGCTTGTAATATCTACAAATCTGAAACAAAACTTTGACAATATTTACTAATATACTGATGGCTTTGAAGTAATAACTTGAAtaacttttctttctttctttgttttcatTCGACCTTTCACAAGGAAATATATTTCTATATTGCGAAGAAATACACAATtgttgaaacttttttttttgtaaacttcacAATTGTTGAAACTTTCACAATGGAATTCTAATGAAATAGCTTGCCTGTTGGTAAGTAATAGTAATGATCCATAACAACACATACACATTATTAGAGATATATATCTGCTGGTTTTCGTTGGGGATGAAAtacttttattatttcaaaataatatactgTAGCCATGAGCAGATGAAAGTGttgatataaaaatacaaagtgTGGGTAAAGTAGAGACAGCCATGATTTTTACCAAGTACAACGGATCCTTGTTCTTTCTTCACAGGATTTTATGTCAAAcaaacttttacaaaaaaatactgttattatcaagaatataattaagaattctAAAACAAGCTAACCAATCTTTCTTTATGTAAAGTCCATAAAGTTGTAAAAGATAGTTtcatatacataatatatacttattagtAAAACATTAATGATCAAAACTATCACATCCAAATGTTTGACCGCTAATATTTCTGTGttcattttaaataatgtaatgcCTACTTGTTCTGTTATCAAGCTTAGATTGGAGAGACACAGTAGcgcttatttttaaaattggttACTATGATGACTAAAAGTACATGAATATAAAATAACTCCGATTTTGTATTTTATGCAGTAGTTGCAACAATAATTTCTTTTTCAAAGAGAACCGTTTTTGTTGGTTCATCGTTATCCAAATTCAAATATTACGACATCTTCCATATCAAcaggatttttttttccttgtattttatatttctttttctgtTATCTCTTAGAagagttattttaaaatcttagtaaaattaaataagtatctatatatatatatatatatattattttttgactatctatatttCTAATAATCAAAAGTGTTCATATCAACTTCAGCATAGTCATATTAGTATCTGAATCAAATCCAAATCCATCCAAACACCAAAACTCGTTATGTTCTCTAAATGTTTCAATCTATTTGTTCTAATTTTGATCAATCGATCAATACTACTGTCTCTACCATGCATGGCGACTTCCATTGAATCTCACATAACTGTGACTTTGTTTCAAGGGAGATAGCACATTACCAGGTCTCATCTACCAGTTGACCATAGTCATTCGGGCATCACATCTTAATTTCAATCCTATTAAGTGAGTTTCAGTTACAAACGGTGGGTAAAAACTCGTAGGAAACAATCTTTGGCCAAGCAAAATCTTGAGATATCGACATAACTATTCAACAACTACTGGCTAGCTCTAAGCAGTACAATACATGAGTTACTGTCAAATAAATGCTAACTAACTGAATTGTTATACGCAAGAAGTATTGAACTCAAGATTCATCATGCTATCCACGAGttaaaaaaaactgatatttGTGGCATGTCGTAAAGAAGATGTTGCGACCTACTTCAGCAAGATCAAAGCTATGCGGGATGATCTTGATTTACTACGAGGCAGCacttggttgttgttgttgcaacAAATTCGATTAACAAGAAATGTGAGACGAGTAGAAACAACACGTCCGTACAAATCCGACTATATGAGAATGTCTCTCTCTCATTTTTCCATTTACTTGTGATGGCTCACCATACAGTAACTAGCAATCAAATATTGCAAAAGACAAAatcttaaatataaaactacAAGAGGAGCTGCTTGGTTTATAGATACCAAATACAGCAGCAAAGTAGTAATGTATACACAATGGTGAGTTTGCATGTTACAAAGGAAAAGGCTTTCCTGGTACTTACTCTTTGTTGGTATCAGTATCAGAGTTGCCATATACAGCAGCAAAGTAGTAGCTCACAGTCTTTGGCGTTACGCCAGGGAACCTGTAGGAGCTATCCGGCTGCAAATCAATCTTAACGAATGGCCACTGCATCGTCTGCGCGGCTGCACACTCTTCCCAACCGTCCCCAATCGCACAGAATCTGAACTTAGGATGGTTGTAACGCTCCTTGATCCATTTGAAACATTGGAGCTTCCCCACATCTATTGAACTGTACACTGAGAAAAGACACAGAGCAAATGAGAGAACAAGTGTGTGAATCTGAAGCTAAACTATCCCATTGAAGAAGAAGGGGTTACTTACCATTTTCATGTCTCAAGAACATATCTAACCGGAAAAGCAGGCACTTCACAAGGCTTGGTATGAGTGCCCCTGAAGTCACTAGAATGTGTATATCCTGAGAACTTCGATCTGTTCCATCAACAGAAGCTTCTTTCACATTTGAACATTGCTCTAAGAAGGCCCTTGCTGCAATCAACACAAAACTATACTCAGCACTAAACACACTTAAAGAACAGAACAACAAGAAACAGATATTCACCGGAAGAAAGCCACCGGTCTGTGTATCCATCTGTCACTTCATACAACTCATCCAACACACTCATTGTTCCACTGTCAACTATCCGAGCTAAACCCTATTGCAATaacaaaagagagaagaagcttCCCACTTGAGTCGTCATATAACATCCAAGCAACAAATAAACAAACGAAAACGCACCAGTAACCTTTTCGTATCTCTCCGCAACGGCTCTATGCCTGTACGCTAGTTTCCTCTTGTTCAAGTCATCAGTAGGAGAAGCAAACTCGTCTTGCTTGAAGTCATACCTAGAAAGATCCTTCCCATCATCGTACTCCCTTATAGAATCAATAAACGGCTCATTACAATCCTCAACctgcaaacaaaacaaaacacaagtaCTGATGTTTTAGTGTCTGGTTTTGAATAagtttttgtgaaaaaaaaaagaacttactTGCTCGTAGAAGAAGCAATCGTCACAGATTTTAAGAATGTGTTTCTCCCACTTCTCACCAATCTCTACACCTCTTTTAACATCTTTAGAGC of the Brassica rapa cultivar Chiifu-401-42 chromosome A03, CAAS_Brap_v3.01, whole genome shotgun sequence genome contains:
- the LOC103857565 gene encoding eyes absent homolog, with translation MNANTSQKLEALASDDGPVNVYIWDMDETLILLRSLLNGTYAESFNGSKDVKRGVEIGEKWEKHILKICDDCFFYEQVEDCNEPFIDSIREYDDGKDLSRYDFKQDEFASPTDDLNKRKLAYRHRAVAERYEKGLARIVDSGTMSVLDELYEVTDGYTDRWLSSARAFLEQCSNVKEASVDGTDRSSQDIHILVTSGALIPSLVKCLLFRLDMFLRHENVYSSIDVGKLQCFKWIKERYNHPKFRFCAIGDGWEECAAAQTMQWPFVKIDLQPDSSYRFPGVTPKTVSYYFAAVYGNSDTDTNKE